A portion of the Sabethes cyaneus chromosome 3, idSabCyanKW18_F2, whole genome shotgun sequence genome contains these proteins:
- the LOC128739673 gene encoding synaptic vesicular amine transporter-like, which yields MQTTDPGGNGQGPTAAAAVNNSYNSTTSSSTLPPKPPPPLPPAPGSWQALKASILRWRGSRRLVLVIVAIALLLDNMLLTVVVPIIPEFLYDIRHPDAPLASFPKTPPTTLNPCEKETTTPYNGIDITTPGYDNASWYAEREERHKELVEETVEVGLMFASKAFVQLLANPIVGPLTHKIGYSIPMFAGFVIMFISTIIFAFGRTYSVLFLARALQGIGSSCSSVSGMGMLADRYTDDKERGNAMGIALGGLALGVLIGPPFGGIMYEFVGKSAPFLILSALALGDGLLQLVMLQPSVVIEESDPPSLKQLVMDPYIIIAAGAITFANMGIAMLEPSLPIWMMDNMGASRWEQGVTFLPASISYLIGTNLFGPLGHRIGRWLAALLGLVIIGLCLLCIPMATSIHHLILPNAGLGFAIGMVDSCMMPELGYLVDIRHSAVYGSVYAIGDVAFCLGFAIGPALSGTLVNSIGFEWMLVGIAILCFLYAPLLTLLRAPPTKEEKKVSGVENGGLTLDNGNPAALSLPVGVLETTAKQAADLEDRNSNSANGVTTRPATPISADKDSCYTTKL from the exons ATGCAAACTACCGATCCGGGGGGAAACGGCCAGGGacccactgctgctgctgcggttaACAATAGCTATAACAGTACTACGTCGTCTTCGACTCTACCCCCGAAACCGCCACCGCCGTTGCCGCCCGCGCCCGGTTCATGGCAAGCGCTAAAGGCCAGCATCCTGCGATGGCGCGGTTCGAGACGCCTGGTACTCGTCATCGTTGCCATTGCACTTCTGCTCGACAATATGCTGCTGACCGTCGTTG tgccAATAATTCCGGAGTTTTTGTATGATATCAGGCACCCAGATGCGCCATTAGCTAGTTTTCCGAAGACCCCTCCCACGACCCTGAACCCTTGCGAGAAGGAAACTACTACACCGTACAATGGTATCGACATCACCACACCTGGCTATG ATAATGCCAGCTGGTATGCCGAACGGGAGGAGAGACACAAGGAGCTGGTCGAGGAAACTGTCGAGGTCGGTTTGATGTTCGCATCAAAAGCCTTCGTGCAGTTGTTGGCTAATCCGATTGTCGGTCCACTAACTCATAA GATAGGCTACAGCATCCCCATGTTTGCTGGATTCGTGATTATGTTTATTTCAACTATAA TTTTCGCATTTGGCAGAACGTACTCCGTTCTCTTTCTAGCTAGAGCATTGCAGGGTATTGGTTCGTCGTGTTCGTCCGTGTCCGGCATGGGAATGCTGGCTGATCGGTACACCGACGACAAGGAGCGTGGAAACGCCATGGGTATAGCACTAGGGGGACTAGCGTTAGGAGTTCTGATAGGACCCCCGTTCGGCGGGATTATGTACGAATTCGTGGGGAAATCGGCTCCTTTTTTGATTCTGTCGGCTCTTGCGCTGGGCGATGGACTCCTTCAGCTGGTGATGCTGCAACCGTCGGTCGTCATCGAAGAATCCGATCCACCATCGCTGAAGCAACTGGTCATGGATCCGTACATCATCATTGCGGCTGGCGCTATTACCTTCGCTAACATGGGCATTGCTATGTTGGAGCCTTCGCTGCCGATTTGGATGATGGATAACATGGGTGCAAGTCGATGGGAGCAAGGCGTAACCTTTTTACCTGCCTCGATCAGTTATCTAATCGGAACGAATCTATTTGGACCTTTGGGACATCGGATTGGACGGTGGCTCGCTGCCTTGCTGGGCCTGGTCATTATTGGACTTTGTTTGCTTTGC ATACCCATGGCAACCTCCATTCATCACTTAATTTTACCAAATGCAGGACTTGGATTCGCTATTGGAATGGTAGACTCATGCATGATGCCAGAGCTGGGCTACCTTGTTGACATCCGGCATAGTGCGGTGTACGGTAGCGTGTATGCTATTGGTGATGTTGCCTTCTGTCTGGGCTTTGCGATAGGACCTGCTTTAAG TGGCACCTTGGTAAACTCCATCGGTTTCGAGTGGATGTTGGTGGGAATAGCAATTCTATGCTTCCTGTACGCACCGTTATTGACACTGCTCCGGGCGCCACCCACCAAAGAGGAGAAAAAGGTAAGTGGTGTCGAGAACGGCGGCCTCACGCTGGACAATGGTAACCCGGCAGCGCTGTCCCTGCCGGTAGGTGTACTGGAAACGACGGCCAAACAAGCCGCCGATTTGGAGGACCGAAACAGTAATTCTGCCAATGGGGTAACAACTCGTCCGGCGACACCTATCAGCGCCGATAAGGACAGCTGCTACACGACGAAGCTTTAA